The Candidatus Ozemobacteraceae bacterium genome segment TGCGATGAGAAAAAGATAGATGAGCGGGGAATGCGCGGCGCACCGGATATTGCCATCGAAATTCTGTCTCCATCCACCGCTTCGCGGGACCACATTCTCAAGCGCAGACTGTATGAACATCACGGGGTGAAAGAATACTGGTTGATCGATCCGACCAACCGAATCTTCCACGTCTACCGGGCCAGCGCCTCAGGAACATTCGATAGGTTCGAGCCCCTCGATGACCAGGCCACCCTCGAGACCCCGCTCCTGCCGGGTCTGAGTATCCGACTGGCAGAAGTTTTCCCGAAATTGCCGCCAAGGGTCGTTCGGGAGGGCCCGAAAAAATACCAGGTATGAAGCACATGAAGCGCTTACCGTTTGACTCGCCCTATGCTCACGGATTCATTCGTGGTGCCGTGGCCGTGCCCGTCGTCCACCTGGCCGACCCTGCCGCGAATCTCGCTGAAACGCTCGTTCTCGCCCGACAGGCCCACGACGAGTGCGCGGCTGTCGTCACGTTTCCCGAGCTCGGGCTGACCGGGTACAGTTGCGAAGACCTGTTTCACCAGGCTGCACTGATCGATGCTGCTGAAGATGCCGTTGCCGGTGTGCGAAACGCCTCCCGCGGGCTGATGCCGGTGCTGGTCGTCGGAGCGCCGGTGAGGGCAGACGGCCGGTTGTTCAATGCCGCGATCGTCATCCATGACGGCCGGATTCTGGGCGTCGTTCCGAAAAGCTACCTGCCCAATTATAGAGAATTCTATGAAAAGCGCCAGTTCAGCGCCGCCCGGCACGCCATTCACGATGAAATCGATCTGTGCGGCGATCGTGTGCCGTTCGGCACCGATCTGCTGTTCGAGGCTCGCGCGACGGGGGACGGGCGCCTGACCGGCTCGACGTTCACCCTTGCGGTGGAAATCTGCGAAGATCTCTGGTCCCCCGTTCCGCCGGGCACCTTTGCCGCCCTCGCGGGTGCGACCGTCATCGCAAACCTTTCGGCCAGCAACGCGACGATCGGGAAGGGCGAATACCGAAAGCTCCTCGCGGCCTCCCAGACCGGCCGCTGTCTTTCCGCATATCTCTACGCAGCCGCCGGCCCCGGTGAATCGACCACCGACCTTGCCTGGGACGGCCACGGCATGATCTGGGAAAACGGCCGTCTTCTCGCCGAAACCCGGCGGTTTTCCAGGGGCGGCGATATCGTTCTGGCAGACATCGACATCGAACGCCTACTGCTCGAACGCCAGCGCGTGACGACTTTCGCCGACACGGCCTCCGATCACAAAGACCGCCTCCGGATGCGCCGCGTCGGCTTCCCATTCGCCGTTCCCCAGCAACCGGTTCCATTGCGGCGCGACATCGAGCGCTTCCCTTTCGTGCCAGGCAACCCCGCCGACCGCGACCGACGCTGCGAAGAGGCCTATGCCATCCAGGTGCAGGGGCTCGAACAGCGACTCCGCAGTTCCGGCATCGGAAAG includes the following:
- a CDS encoding Uma2 family endonuclease: MSVPRQHPKKEGYTYGDYLTWSDDKRWEIIDGNVFDMTPAPTTHHQEISGNLFGLLWAFLHGKPCKVFHAPFDVRLPKGNEIDENVKTVVQPDIIIVCDEKKIDERGMRGAPDIAIEILSPSTASRDHILKRRLYEHHGVKEYWLIDPTNRIFHVYRASASGTFDRFEPLDDQATLETPLLPGLSIRLAEVFPKLPPRVVREGPKKYQV
- a CDS encoding NAD(+) synthase, whose product is MKRLPFDSPYAHGFIRGAVAVPVVHLADPAANLAETLVLARQAHDECAAVVTFPELGLTGYSCEDLFHQAALIDAAEDAVAGVRNASRGLMPVLVVGAPVRADGRLFNAAIVIHDGRILGVVPKSYLPNYREFYEKRQFSAARHAIHDEIDLCGDRVPFGTDLLFEARATGDGRLTGSTFTLAVEICEDLWSPVPPGTFAALAGATVIANLSASNATIGKGEYRKLLAASQTGRCLSAYLYAAAGPGESTTDLAWDGHGMIWENGRLLAETRRFSRGGDIVLADIDIERLLLERQRVTTFADTASDHKDRLRMRRVGFPFAVPQQPVPLRRDIERFPFVPGNPADRDRRCEEAYAIQVQGLEQRLRSSGIGKLVIGISGGLDSTQALIVAARTMDRLGLPRKNILAYTMPGYATSDRTLANARGLMQAMGVTSGEIDIRPSCEQMLRD